gaatcgatcagatagagttattgataccacgacagtggatcagtttatatttatgtttgagttctagactggtacttaatctatgccctgaatagttgtttagttgctatctctgaaattcccgagaattacccctgatctagtgttttgcttattgcctttttataccgttttaatcgcgttactgttaccaaacaaacccaactttgaattgtcttagcttgaaattgaaccaatagaaccatagagtaaaacttggtcttcgtgggattcgacccctaagtactacttctttgctgtgcacttgcagtaggaaaatagggtttaaaactctgtgtatcattACCTACAGAACCATCTTCCACAGTTGGACTAACAGCCGGTTTCTTGCCTCTTTTCTTGGCAGCTTTAACCCCCGGAGGCCTCATATCAGCTCCATCATTGCTCGCTTCTGGCAACCCTTCTTCAGCGAGTTTAGTCCGCTTATGGCTACACTCCTCTGtgatccatttctgatcatgcTTCAATTCCCTCCAGCAATGTCCTAGTAAAAATGGCTTGTCTATGTCATTCTTGAAAAGCTCATGCGCCATGCTCAAtacatcatcttctgattctccacTCTTTCTCCTTGAACTAACTTGTGCGTAACACCCCACAAACTTATTGACTTGGTGGTTTATCTTGTTCCACTTAGCCTTACATTGTGAAGGCCCTCTTGCTATTGAACCAGATGAGCCATCGTTTGCTTTGTAGTAGCCAGCAACCCTCTTCCAGAAACTTTGAAGCCGCTGCTCATTACTTACAATCGGATCCTTTCTTGTGTTTAACCAAGCGCTTATGAGGTTGATATCCTCCTCTGCACTCCACCGCTTTCTAATTCCTCTTTCTCcgtcttcttcattctcatcaGCAGTTAACTCTACACAGTCTTCAGATTCATTCTCTGGGTGAAGGTTTAGTGGCTGAGAAGGGAATTCAGGACTAAAGTGTATAGGCTGAGAAGAGAAGGTAGAGTTAAAGTGTATGGGTTGAAAAGAGGATGTAGAGTTAAAGTGTAtagattgagaagaagatgtaTTTGGTAGAATCGGATAATCTGAACCGTTGTTGTCTTTTTGAGAATTCATTAGATCAACAAAACATGTTTGTGGAAAACGATTAAGGTTTCTAGGATCCATAGATTGTGTTAGTGAAAGCTGATGTAAAATGAAAAGGGTTTGTTGAGAAGGTTAGTTGGTAAGGTGAAGTTTACTTTTAAACCAAGTGGATTTaggttttcaaatttaattttttacctacactacaacaaccacacatttatcaaattaaaacaacctACCAACCCTACAACATCAAACAATAAGTTTCATGTTGAAGCATTCATCAATGATTGACTTGACAAGTATCTCCCTAATCAAATACTAATCGTatttaaaacaaccaacaaacaaaaagcaatCATCAATGCAAGCTTTAAGACCAACCACAAACAATATCTATCAACCGCAAACAATATATATCATCCCCGCATCCTAATCGTTTGAAACTAGTAATTGTTGCAAATAAATCTGAACAAgtaaaaattaagaaagaacCTGAGCTAAAAGGCAGGATTAGAAAGATACGGAGGCTGTTTGGTGTGCTTGTAAATCGAGGTCTCCCAAAACGTGTCCTTGAaaaacctgcaaaacaaattCCACCCTCAGTTAGCCACCAACATATCACATCatatgaaagtaaaaaaaaattgtgactgtaattataataaacacaacaaaactgTAATTCTTAACCTCTTGGTTGATTCTGTAGGAGGATGAGTAATGGATATCAAATCAGATAAGGCACCTATATCTGTTTGGCAATGCACAAACAAGATCACCTTCTCCAGTGGTTCATTCGTTGAAACCATCTCGGAGCTACACCTGCTGCACAATATAACAAACAAGAAGCAACATTGTTAAACAAACAATTGAACACTAAACTGtaattgtaaacaaaacaacaaaccaattGATATAAAAGTAAGTTAGATCAGGGTTGTCAGGATTGGAACACATTAACACAACCTGTTTTGtttaaacacatcaaaagaaacaacaaaccaattGATTTAATAGACAAACACAAGAGTACTTGTAAATCGATACCTCTGTAATGGtttggatctctctctctctctctctctctctctctctctctctctctctctctctctctctctctctctctaacaatCAATCAGATTAATTCGAAACCCTAACAAAAACATGCAATCAATCAGAAATTGCAAAACCAAGATTAACATCAAATTAATTTCACAATCGATGCCTAATAAGTCAAATCAAGTACTGCAAAGATTAACAATTCTAACCAGCAATCGAATTAATACGAAACCCTAACAATTAAAGACCACCGGAGATGAATTtgaaacacataaaaacataaatcagaaGACGAACCGTATCTCTCCAAATCGTTAGACGGTGGACCTCGCCGGAGATCCGCAGTTGTCCCACCACTCCTCCGCCGTCGTTGTCCCACCACTGTGGAACCTTCGCCGTCGCCAAATCGTGAGAACCGAAGTGACAAACCCTAATGAATGGGTTACGCCAATACAGTCTCCAATCACCCTCCGTTTATCCCAAAAACCATCAAGATTTAACCGGATTAATCAACTGATTTGATGTTAATCGGTGGATTGTTCCGATGGAGAAGAATCGATTTATCTCCCACGaacgagagagaaaagaaagaagagatacatcgagaaagaatgaaaaaaaaatttacgttTTATATTTA
The sequence above is a segment of the Camelina sativa cultivar DH55 chromosome 10, Cs, whole genome shotgun sequence genome. Coding sequences within it:
- the LOC104720281 gene encoding glutathione S-transferase T3-like, translated to MNSQKDNNGSDYPILPNTSSSQSIHFNSTSSFQPIHFNSTFSSQPIHFSPEFPSQPLNLHPENESEDCVELTADENEEDGERGIRKRWSAEEDINLISAWLNTRKDPIVSNEQRLQSFWKRVAGYYKANDGSSGSIARGPSQCKAKWNKINHQVNKFVGCYAQVSSRRKSGESEDDVLSMAHELFKNDIDKPFLLGHCWRELKHDQKWITEECSHKRTKLAEEGLPEASNDGADMRPPGVKAAKKRGKKPAVSPTVEDGSQERVRDCVSPALPDRFAHSCTE